In Nitrospirota bacterium, a single window of DNA contains:
- a CDS encoding EAL domain-containing protein codes for MENVHSLLRRQLKRYFRGTSSVPQELSQFTQAINEAYKQFDEDRILFERSLEISSRELFQVNSYLQGIITSSVDGIFAFDQKFHITVWNPGMATITGMSTVEALGQYAPDLLPFFKDSIGLDFFLVRERNRNVIPNDKQYILSKSGEKIFIESRHSFLKNQSGDVLGGISIIRDVTDRRHSEEEQKQTLSLLNATLESTTDGILVVDKEGKKILKYNEQFLKLWNIPECVLQKIRETFDDRPLLAHVSSQIKDPVSFFKKVMDLYSHPEEESFDTLELADGRIFERYSKPQRVGEKNIGRVWSFRDVTRRRKDEERLNYLANFDSLTALPNRTLFHDRLGQAISRASWNKRAVAVLFLDLDRFKNINDTFGHTFGDLLLKAVAERLRKCIRDGDTVARLGGDEFVIILDDLATPNHTLFIAEKILSGLSKPFVLQDRELYITTSIGIAIYPNDGDHYEMLIRNADTAMYRAKEQGKNNYQIYSPELNEKVSERLALENSLRHAMERDEFLLYYQPKIDLISGKIIGVEALIRWLSPVNKQIVLPGEFISLAEEIGLILPMGEWVLQAACAQNKAWQMTGLTPIGMAINISATQFQQQNLSEMISNTLKESGLDPKYLELEITESTIMKSAENAEMTLKRLDELGIDISIDDFGTGYSSLGYLKRFPVSTLKIDRTFVRDISTNSDDKRLVGAIITLAHSLKLKVVAEGVETREQLHYLQSVGCDQIQGFLFSKPLSGKEMTQLLIQNRPLR; via the coding sequence ATGGAAAATGTACATAGTCTACTCAGGCGACAGTTAAAGAGGTATTTTCGCGGGACCTCGTCTGTACCCCAGGAACTATCGCAATTTACGCAGGCGATTAATGAAGCCTATAAACAGTTTGACGAAGACCGGATTCTGTTTGAGCGATCGCTTGAAATCAGTTCGAGAGAGCTGTTTCAAGTTAATTCCTATCTGCAAGGGATTATTACCAGCAGCGTCGATGGCATATTTGCATTCGACCAAAAATTTCACATTACCGTATGGAATCCAGGCATGGCCACGATTACCGGCATGAGTACGGTTGAAGCGCTCGGTCAATATGCCCCCGATCTGCTCCCTTTTTTCAAAGACTCCATCGGGCTGGATTTCTTTCTGGTTCGCGAGAGAAATCGAAACGTCATCCCGAACGACAAACAGTATATTCTTTCGAAGTCGGGAGAAAAAATATTTATTGAAAGCCGGCATTCTTTTCTAAAAAACCAGTCCGGCGATGTTCTGGGCGGAATTTCAATCATCAGGGATGTCACCGATCGGCGCCACTCCGAAGAGGAACAAAAACAGACTCTTTCTTTGCTGAATGCCACGCTGGAATCGACAACTGACGGGATCTTGGTGGTCGATAAAGAAGGGAAAAAAATATTAAAATATAATGAACAGTTTTTGAAATTGTGGAATATTCCGGAGTGCGTCCTTCAAAAAATTCGAGAAACTTTCGACGACCGGCCGTTATTGGCCCATGTCTCGTCCCAGATTAAAGATCCCGTCTCATTCTTCAAAAAAGTCATGGATTTATACAGCCATCCGGAAGAAGAGAGTTTTGATACCCTGGAATTGGCTGATGGAAGAATCTTCGAACGATATTCAAAACCTCAAAGGGTCGGAGAAAAGAATATCGGACGGGTCTGGAGTTTTCGAGACGTAACCCGGAGGAGAAAAGATGAAGAAAGACTCAATTATCTCGCAAACTTTGACTCCTTGACGGCCCTTCCTAACCGGACACTGTTTCATGACCGGCTTGGGCAGGCGATTTCAAGGGCTTCATGGAACAAACGTGCAGTGGCCGTTCTCTTTCTTGATCTGGACCGATTTAAAAACATCAACGACACCTTTGGGCACACTTTCGGTGACCTGTTGTTGAAAGCCGTGGCGGAACGATTGCGAAAATGCATCCGGGATGGCGACACCGTGGCCCGATTGGGAGGAGACGAATTTGTGATCATTCTTGATGATCTTGCCACGCCGAATCACACCCTTTTTATCGCCGAGAAAATTCTCTCCGGCCTGTCAAAACCCTTTGTCTTACAGGACCGGGAACTCTACATTACCACAAGTATCGGAATTGCGATTTATCCGAATGACGGCGATCATTACGAAATGTTGATTCGAAATGCCGATACTGCCATGTACCGGGCCAAAGAGCAGGGTAAAAACAACTACCAGATCTATTCTCCTGAACTCAATGAAAAAGTCTCCGAACGACTGGCTCTTGAAAATAGTCTTCGCCATGCAATGGAAAGGGATGAGTTTCTGCTTTATTATCAACCTAAAATAGACCTGATTTCCGGAAAGATTATCGGTGTTGAGGCGCTCATCCGCTGGTTAAGTCCGGTGAATAAACAAATTGTACTGCCCGGGGAATTTATCTCGCTTGCGGAGGAGATAGGGTTAATCTTGCCGATGGGAGAGTGGGTCTTACAGGCGGCTTGTGCTCAGAACAAGGCCTGGCAAATGACTGGACTCACTCCGATCGGCATGGCCATAAATATTTCAGCAACGCAGTTTCAACAACAGAATCTTTCGGAAATGATTTCCAATACCCTGAAGGAGAGCGGATTGGATCCAAAATATCTCGAACTTGAAATTACCGAAAGTACGATTATGAAAAGCGCGGAAAACGCTGAAATGACACTGAAGAGACTTGACGAATTGGGAATCGATATCTCAATCGACGATTTCGGAACCGGTTATTCCTCGCTCGGTTATCTGAAGCGATTCCCTGTTTCGACTCTAAAAATAGATCGAACTTTTGTTCGGGATATTTCTACCAATTCCGATGATAAAAGATTGGTCGGAGCCATTATCACCCTTGCTCACAGTCTAAAGTTAAAAGTCGTGGCTGAAGGGGTGGAAACAAGAGAACAACTCCATTATTTGCAATCTGTAGGTTGTGATCAAATCCAGGGCTTTCTCTTCAGCAAACCACTCTCCGGGAAAGAAATGACCCAGCTGCTCATTCAGAACAGACCTTTGAGATAA
- a CDS encoding FIST C-terminal domain-containing protein — protein sequence MKIEQNRWKPDKGWQSGEPGTLGNSAHMVLVFGSRMALRNRDLVEKIQKSYPRAQILGCSTAGEICGTEVSDDSLVMTAVRFDHTEIRGAKVNIDGSGNSFQYGERLAQSLQKKGLRHVFVISEGLNISGSELVDGLSKHLPPHVTVTGGLSGDGALFKETIVLWNDSPKQDVVAVLGFYGDRLKVGYGAMGGWDPFGPERLITRSKGNVLYEIDGKSALDLYKNYLGEHAKGLPGTALHFPLSLRKTEGSNSVVRTILSVDEQDRSMIFAGDVPQGVNARLMRANFERLIDGSADAARTSYEAMGASVPELALLISCVGRKLVLKQRTEEEVEGVREVMGDQTVLAGFYSYGGISPFAPETKCEFHNQSMTITTFSEN from the coding sequence ATGAAGATTGAACAGAATCGATGGAAGCCGGATAAGGGCTGGCAATCAGGAGAACCTGGAACGCTGGGAAATTCAGCCCACATGGTCTTAGTCTTTGGGTCAAGAATGGCATTAAGAAACCGGGATCTCGTCGAAAAAATCCAGAAATCTTATCCCAGGGCCCAGATACTCGGCTGTTCCACAGCAGGAGAAATTTGTGGTACGGAAGTCTCAGATGACTCTTTGGTTATGACCGCTGTTCGATTCGACCACACCGAGATAAGAGGGGCAAAAGTAAATATTGACGGAAGTGGAAACAGTTTTCAATACGGGGAAAGACTTGCCCAGTCTCTCCAAAAAAAGGGATTGAGACACGTATTTGTCATTTCGGAAGGATTGAATATCAGTGGAAGCGAACTTGTGGACGGCTTGTCAAAACATCTGCCTCCCCATGTCACCGTGACCGGCGGACTTTCGGGAGACGGTGCGCTTTTCAAAGAAACGATTGTCCTCTGGAATGATTCTCCAAAACAAGATGTTGTCGCCGTCCTGGGCTTTTATGGCGACCGATTAAAGGTGGGGTACGGAGCGATGGGAGGATGGGATCCATTTGGTCCTGAGAGGCTTATCACCCGGTCGAAAGGGAATGTTTTATATGAAATCGATGGAAAATCAGCTCTCGATCTTTATAAGAATTATCTTGGAGAACATGCCAAGGGACTTCCGGGAACGGCACTCCATTTTCCGTTGAGTCTTCGAAAAACGGAAGGGAGCAACAGTGTCGTCAGAACGATTTTGTCCGTCGACGAACAGGACAGGAGCATGATCTTTGCGGGTGATGTCCCACAGGGAGTCAATGCACGGCTCATGCGAGCAAATTTCGAACGGCTGATCGATGGTTCGGCCGATGCCGCAAGAACCAGTTACGAAGCGATGGGGGCATCGGTTCCTGAATTGGCACTTCTCATCAGTTGTGTCGGTCGAAAACTGGTACTCAAGCAGAGAACTGAAGAAGAGGTGGAAGGGGTGCGGGAAGTAATGGGTGATCAGACCGTACTGGCCGGGTTCTATTCCTACGGTGGCATTTCGCCTTTTGCACCGGAGACAAAATGTGAATTTCATAACCAATCGATGACCATCACAACTTTTTCAGAAAATTAA
- a CDS encoding response regulator yields the protein MSPRSKGLKKDKKIRKFKERKDDERLRQIFRISGIGIFDHDHLSDSFHFSEELRAIFGWDTQEKATLEKMMDQIHPSDRKRVAAAVKRAEDPSGDGKLELDHRILIDKRVVRWITRRSQTSFKEKRGTRFPARTVGAFLDVTERKRMEEELLKIQKLESLEVMAGGIAHDFNNVLTGIMGNLSLALSWGSLNDETLTRLKSAEKASLRAKELANQLLSFSKGDPPSKKPTSMREMLENSVRFALTGTRIVTRFSIDKNLWTVEIDDGQIHQVIQNLVINALQAMPQGGTLQVSGKNIQVMKDRDETKALKEGKYVRISFKDSGIGIKKSHLSKIFDPYFTTKLKGSGLGLWISYSVIRRHTGLITVESSPGKGTTFHIYLPASTKKPLAKKEIEELKKGKGRILVIDDEESVLDVAGEMIRNLKYSADRAITGTEGLQKYVEAREGGEPFDLVMTDLTLPGGLSGLEILKQLKGLNPNVKVIVSSGYSNDPVIEGFQQFGFDGYIAKPYRIYELSRTLDLVLNSELPNPLI from the coding sequence ATGTCTCCCCGTTCAAAAGGGCTCAAAAAGGATAAGAAAATTCGAAAATTCAAAGAACGTAAAGATGACGAACGGCTTCGTCAGATTTTTCGTATCTCGGGAATCGGAATATTTGATCACGATCATCTGAGCGACTCATTCCACTTTTCTGAGGAACTTCGGGCGATTTTCGGTTGGGACACCCAAGAAAAAGCGACGCTGGAAAAGATGATGGATCAGATTCATCCCTCAGACCGAAAACGGGTGGCAGCGGCGGTAAAAAGAGCAGAGGATCCGTCAGGCGATGGAAAATTGGAACTCGATCACCGGATCTTGATAGATAAAAGGGTCGTCCGTTGGATAACGAGGCGTTCACAAACGTCTTTTAAAGAAAAGAGGGGCACTCGTTTTCCTGCTCGAACCGTGGGCGCTTTTCTGGATGTCACCGAACGGAAAAGAATGGAGGAGGAATTATTAAAGATTCAAAAGCTTGAATCGCTGGAGGTGATGGCAGGAGGCATTGCTCATGATTTTAATAATGTCTTAACGGGTATTATGGGCAATCTTTCGTTAGCCCTCTCGTGGGGTTCTCTGAATGACGAGACTCTTACCCGGTTAAAATCGGCTGAAAAAGCCTCTCTCCGGGCCAAAGAGCTGGCTAACCAGCTTTTGAGTTTTTCTAAAGGAGATCCTCCCTCTAAGAAACCGACTTCAATGAGAGAAATGTTGGAGAATTCCGTTCGTTTTGCGCTAACAGGAACCCGGATCGTCACCCGGTTTTCTATTGATAAGAATCTCTGGACAGTCGAAATCGACGATGGACAGATCCACCAGGTCATTCAGAACCTGGTCATAAATGCCTTGCAGGCAATGCCGCAAGGGGGAACCCTTCAGGTTTCGGGAAAAAACATCCAGGTCATGAAAGATCGGGACGAAACGAAAGCTTTAAAGGAAGGGAAATATGTCAGAATATCTTTTAAAGATTCCGGAATAGGCATCAAGAAGAGTCATCTTTCAAAAATATTTGATCCTTATTTCACAACCAAACTCAAAGGAAGCGGTCTGGGTCTCTGGATATCTTATTCAGTGATCAGGAGACATACAGGTTTAATTACAGTCGAGTCAAGTCCAGGAAAGGGAACCACCTTTCACATTTATCTCCCTGCGTCGACCAAAAAGCCATTGGCAAAAAAGGAGATTGAAGAGCTCAAGAAAGGGAAGGGAAGAATCCTTGTTATTGATGATGAAGAGAGCGTTCTCGACGTTGCGGGAGAGATGATTCGAAACCTCAAATACAGCGCGGATAGGGCCATAACCGGAACGGAAGGACTACAGAAGTATGTAGAAGCACGGGAGGGGGGAGAACCGTTTGACCTGGTCATGACTGACCTGACGCTTCCCGGGGGGCTATCAGGCCTTGAAATACTTAAGCAATTAAAGGGGCTGAATCCGAATGTCAAAGTAATCGTATCAAGCGGTTACTCGAATGACCCGGTGATAGAAGGTTTTCAGCAGTTCGGATTCGACGGTTATATTGCCAAACCCTACCGGA